One Epinephelus fuscoguttatus linkage group LG10, E.fuscoguttatus.final_Chr_v1 genomic window carries:
- the LOC125895547 gene encoding guanine nucleotide-binding protein G(I)/G(S)/G(O) subunit gamma-5, translated as MSGSSSIVAMKKVVQQLRLEAGINRVKVSQAAADLQQFCLQNAQQDPLLTGMSSSNNPFRPQKVCSFL; from the exons ATGTCGGGGTCATCGAGTATCGTGGCGATGAAGAAAGTCGTCCAACAGCTACGCCTTGAAGCTGGCATCAACAGAGTGAAG GTGTCCCAGGCCGCGGCGGACCTGCAGCAGTTTTGCCTCCAGAACGCCCAGCAGGACCCTCTGCTCACCGGCATGTCGTCCAGCAACAACCCGTTCAGACCGCAGAAAGTCTGCTCCTTCCTATAG
- the spata1 gene encoding spermatogenesis-associated protein 1 produces the protein MELSCESVRYPEDRRPTSCKFVELHVLYVPDDQWNVKLNKVPAEAIESFISAGFIRVYPDITLKTLRSELGALLGAERGIDKFSFLKCVGRSLALVKSKQERDLKVKTFAPPYAPQPELYLLPSVESDSSICSQSLTTDTSSSSPDHQTYYHPPKTCSLPAGTKEPVKFPLIPQCSHQPPPTPSLEEEEEEEEEEEEEEEEEEEDEEQSYSSSEAAGENEEEGLSSNKSQWAEQECCPRKPLNQRAPQPVSQSKALQWCEADLGQVKESPENKDTCRQKRQYHRQSRAARDSGVTQSLEDRDSGFSLTDGFGKSKDAHALRSDRNKPTSGVAESAAVLSRAVGLTSQDLAVVTQKTTASAVFHTNREELIEEIKLVREERKQLEWTRQELLRKGKDLLAQNRHRRNQARDSWKKKYFETKKATAPLEENLRNLRQELETFYNKLLHQLQARDNRGKPRRHGRSSIKNELIIQIMTESHEIDNLKRKIEDAKMKLVTEIKLRKQAATELRALKAELAQKKSQSSHHGPTATLGFGNTTRERPQAQSTSI, from the exons ATGGAGCTGTCTTGTGAATCAGTGAGATATCCTGAGGACAGGAGACCGACCAGCTGCAAG TTTGTGGAGCTCCATGTGCTGTATGTGCCAGATGACCAGTGGAATGTGAAGCTCAATAAAGTCCCCGCTGAAGCCATAGAGAGCTTCATATCTGCTGGCTTCATCAG AGTTTATCCTGATATCACCCTGAAAACTCTGAGGAGTGAGCTGGGAGCTCTCCTTGGCGCTGAGAGGGGCATCGACAAATTCTCCTTCCTGAAATGTGTGGGGCGCAGTTTGGCGCTG GTCAAGAGCAAACAGGAGAGGGACCTGAAAGTGAAAACATTCGCTCCACCATAT GCCCCTCAGCCGGAGCTTTACCTGCTGCCCAGTGTGGAGAGCGACAGCAGCATTTGCTCCCAGTCTCTCACCACagacaccagcagcagctcccCAGACCATCAGACCTATTACCACCCTCCGAAGACATGCAGCCTGCCAGCAGGAACAAAGGAGCCTGTTAAATTCCCCCTCATCCCCCAGTGTTCCCATCAGCCACCTCCCACCCCCAGcctggaagaggaggaggaagaggaggaggaggaggaggaggaggaggaggaagaagaagaagatgaggagCAGAGCTATAGTTCTTCAGAGGCAGCAGGAGAAAATGAAGAGGAGGGTCTCTCTTCCAACAAGTCACAATGGGCAGAGCAGGAATGTTGCCCAAGGAAGCCTCTGAATCAAAGGGCACCACAGCCTGTTTCACAGAGTAAAG CTTTACAATGGTGTGAAGCTGATCTTGGTCAGGTGAAGGAGTCACCAGAGAACAAAGACACCTGCCGTCAGAAGCGACAGTAccacagacagagcagagctgcCAGAGATTCAGGAGTCACCCAGTCTTTGGAGGACAGAGATTCAGGCTTCTCCCTCACAGATGG GTTCGGGAAATCAAAAGATGCACATGCACTGAGGTCCGACAGGAATAAACCAACAAGTGGA GTGGCGGAGAGCGCAGCTGTGTTGTCTCGGGCTGTTGGGCTCACCTCTCAGGACTTGGCTGTGGTCACTCAAAAAACAACTGCCTCTGCTGTCTTTCACACAAACA GAGAGGAACTGATTGAGGAAATCAAGCTggtgagggaggagagaaagcaGCTGGAGTGGACAAGGCAAGAGTTGTTGAGGAAAGGGAAAGATCTGTTGGCGCAAAACAGACACCGCAGGAACCAAG CACGTGATAGTTGGAAGAAGAAATATTTTGAAACCAAGAAGGCCACTGCACCGTTGGAGGAAAATCTGAGAAACTTACGACAAGAGTTGGAGACATTTTACAACAAACTCCTGCACCAGCTCCAGGCCAGAGATAACCGAGGGAAACCAAGACGACATGGCAGATCTTCCATAAAG AACGAGCTCATCATTCAGATCATGACAGAGAGCCATGAGATCGACAACCTGAAGAGGAAGATAGAGGATGCTAAGATGAAGCTGGTGACAGAGATAAAG TTGAGGAAACAGGCTGCCACAGAGCTGAGGGCCCTGAAGGCTGAACTGGCCCAGAAGAAGAGCCAGTCCTCTCACCATGGTCCCACGGCCACTCTGGGCTTTGGAAATACCACACGGGAAAGACCTCAAGCTCAAAGCACCTCCATCTAA
- the ctbs gene encoding di-N-acetylchitobiase: MSSFLLIFLSSIVLVCRASACPCERPELCQQIREERDFEVFVFDVGGKTWKSYNWSMVTTVATFGKYDAELMCYAHSKGARVVLKGDVPLSYIMEQQNRTAWIAERVSLAKIQYMDGINIDIEQAVDEGSPEYYALTALVKETTEAFHREIPGSQVSFDVAWSPNCIDKRCYDYVAIAESCDLVFVMSYDEQSQIMGDCIAMANAPLSQTLNGYDQFLSLKIDPKKLVMGVPWYGYDYPCLNFSQEGVCSLEKVPFRGAPCSDAAGKQKTYKWIMTQVNSSLSGRLWDDKQKAPYFNYKDLQGQMHQVWYDDPQSICPKAESVKSKGLRGIGMWNGNILDYSDEPVARQQSAMMWNALLGC, translated from the exons ATGTCCTCCTTTCTTCTGATTTTTTTGTCCTCCATCGTCCTGGTGTGCAGGGCCAGCGCGTGTCCGTGTGAGAGACCGGAGCTCTGCCAGCAGATCCGGGAGGAGAGAGACTTTGAG gtgtttgtgtttgacgTGGGCGGAAAAACATGGAAGTCGTACAACTGGAGCATGGTGACCACAGTGGCAACGTTTGGAAAATATGATGCCGAGCTCATGTGTTACGCTCATTCCAAAGGAGCACGGGTTGTACTTAAAG GTGACGTTCCCCTCTCCTACATTATGGAACAACAAAACAGGACGGCATGGATAGCAGAGAGGGTCAGCTTGGCCAAGATTCAATATATGGATGGAATCAACATCGACATCGAGCAAGCGGTGGACGAGGGCTCGCCGGAGTACTATGCTTTGACAGCCCTGGTCAAAGAGACCACTGAGGCATTCCACAGGGAGATCCCAGGTTCACAG GTCTCATTTGACGTTGCCTGGTCACCAAATTGTATCGACAAGCGCTGCTATGACTACGTTGCCATCGCTGAATCCTGTGACCTGGTGTTTGTGATGTCCTATGATGAACAGAGCCAGATCATGGGGGACTGTATTGCGATGGCAAATGCCCCACTCTCTCAAACACTGAATG GTTATGACCAGTTTTTGAGTCTGAAGATCGATCCAAAGAAGCTGGTGATGGGAGTGCCGTGGTATGGCTATGACTACCCATGCCTCAACTTTTCCCAG GAGGGAGTATGTTCTCTAGAGAAAGTTCCTTTCCGTGGAGCTCCCTGCAGTGATGCAGCcggaaaacagaaaacatacaagtgGATCATGACGCAGGTCAACAGCTCATTGTCTGGCAGGCTCTGGGACGACAAGCAGAAAGCTCCTTACTTCAACTACAAG GACCTGCAAGGACAGATGCATCAGGTTTGGTACGATGACCCACAGAGTATTTGTCCAAAGGCGGAATCAGTGAAATCTAAGGGTTTGAGGGGCATTGGCATGTGGAATGGCAACATCCTAGACTACAGCGATGAACCAGTCGCCAGGCAGCAGTCTGCGATGATGTGGAATGCACTCTTAGGATGCTAG